A single Pseudomonas sp. HN11 DNA region contains:
- a CDS encoding MFS transporter, whose product MHDPHSERMSSGETRAASGLALVFAFRMLGMFMVLPVLATYGMDLAGATPALIGLAIGAYGLTQAIFQIPFGIISDRIGRRPVIYLGLIVFALGSVLAAQSDSIWGVIAGRILQGAGAISAAVMALLSDLTREQHRTKAMAMIGMTIGLSFAVAMVVGPLLTRAFGLHGLFLATGGMALFGIVIVAFMVPRSTGTLQHRESGVARQALLPTLKHPDLLRLDLGIFVLHAMLMCSFVALPLALVEKAGLPKEQHWWVYLTALLISFFAMIPFIIYGEKKRKMKRILLGAVTTLMLTELFFWEFGDSLRALVIGTVVFFTAFNLLEASLPSLISKVSPAGGKGTAMGVYSTSQFLGSALGGIMGGWMFQHGGLSVVFLGCAGLAALWLAFAVTMREPPYVTSLRLPLSPEAIRESGLVERLKAVVGVTDAVVVAEEAAIYIKLDTELLDRATLEQLVNPVPTARPA is encoded by the coding sequence ATGCACGATCCCCACAGCGAACGCATGAGTAGCGGCGAGACCCGAGCGGCAAGCGGTCTGGCCCTGGTGTTCGCCTTCCGTATGCTGGGCATGTTTATGGTGTTGCCGGTGCTGGCGACCTATGGGATGGATCTCGCAGGCGCAACCCCCGCGTTGATTGGCCTGGCCATTGGCGCGTATGGCCTGACCCAGGCTATTTTCCAGATTCCGTTCGGGATCATTTCCGACCGCATTGGCCGCCGCCCGGTGATCTACCTGGGGCTGATCGTGTTTGCACTCGGCAGTGTGCTCGCGGCCCAGTCCGACTCGATATGGGGGGTGATTGCCGGACGTATCCTGCAAGGAGCGGGCGCGATTTCCGCTGCGGTCATGGCGTTGCTGTCCGACCTGACCCGCGAGCAACACCGCACCAAGGCCATGGCCATGATCGGCATGACCATCGGCCTGTCGTTCGCCGTGGCCATGGTGGTCGGCCCCTTGCTGACCCGTGCATTCGGCTTGCACGGGCTGTTCCTCGCCACTGGCGGCATGGCGCTGTTCGGTATCGTGATCGTGGCCTTTATGGTGCCGCGTTCCACCGGCACGTTGCAGCACCGCGAGTCCGGCGTCGCCCGCCAGGCATTGCTGCCGACGCTCAAGCACCCGGACCTGCTGCGCCTGGATTTGGGTATCTTCGTGTTGCACGCAATGCTGATGTGCAGCTTCGTCGCCTTGCCCCTGGCCCTGGTGGAAAAAGCCGGCCTGCCCAAGGAGCAGCACTGGTGGGTGTACCTCACAGCGTTGCTGATTTCGTTCTTCGCCATGATCCCGTTCATCATCTATGGCGAGAAAAAACGCAAAATGAAACGAATCCTGCTCGGCGCCGTCACGACGCTGATGCTCACTGAGCTATTCTTCTGGGAGTTCGGCGACAGCTTGCGGGCTCTGGTAATCGGCACGGTGGTGTTCTTCACCGCGTTCAACCTGCTGGAGGCTTCGTTGCCTTCGCTGATCAGTAAAGTTTCACCCGCCGGTGGCAAGGGCACCGCGATGGGGGTGTATTCCACCAGCCAGTTTCTCGGTTCTGCGCTGGGCGGCATCATGGGGGGCTGGATGTTCCAGCATGGCGGTTTGTCGGTTGTCTTCCTCGGATGCGCCGGGCTGGCTGCACTTTGGCTGGCCTTTGCTGTTACCATGCGCGAACCTCCCTACGTCACAAGTCTGCGTTTGCCGCTATCGCCTGAGGCGATCCGCGAAAGCGGCCTGGTAGAGCGCCTCAAGGCAGTCGTGGGGGTAACAGATGCAGTCGTGGTCGCGGAAGAGGCGGCCATTTACATCAAATTGGACACCGAATTATTGGATCGCGCGACGCTCGAGCAACTGGTCAACCCAGTACCGACAGCGCGCCCAGCCTAG